One window of the Tetragenococcus koreensis genome contains the following:
- the dhaK gene encoding dihydroxyacetone kinase subunit DhaK: MKKIINKTDDIIEEMLRGLVASYPHLVHRVEDSRVVAKNQEKKQVALVSGGGSGHEPSHAGFVGDGMLSAAVAGDVFTSPTPDQIQIAMKEADQGEGVLLIVKNYTGDNLNFEMAQEMAEMEDIHSEIVVVDDDIAVEDSEFTAGKRGVAGTVLVHKILGDAARAGASLDELKKRGDDVVKKIKTIGLALRAATVPEVGKPGFELAEDEIEYGVGIHGEAGYRREKIQPSKELAKELTTKILADYEEQPKKVGVLVNGMGGTPLMEQFIFMNDVLNLLKEQNIAVTFHKVGNYMTSLDMEGVSLTLIDLADETLKEALESEVTTISW; this comes from the coding sequence ATGAAAAAAATTATTAATAAAACAGACGATATTATTGAAGAGATGCTGAGAGGTTTAGTGGCGAGTTACCCTCATCTTGTTCACCGGGTTGAAGATTCCCGAGTGGTTGCTAAAAATCAAGAGAAAAAGCAAGTGGCTTTAGTTTCAGGAGGCGGCAGTGGTCATGAACCTTCTCACGCTGGTTTTGTGGGCGACGGGATGTTAAGCGCCGCTGTAGCTGGGGATGTTTTTACCTCACCTACGCCAGACCAAATTCAAATTGCGATGAAAGAAGCCGACCAAGGGGAAGGCGTACTACTGATTGTCAAAAATTATACGGGCGATAATTTGAACTTTGAAATGGCACAAGAAATGGCTGAGATGGAAGATATCCACTCAGAAATCGTTGTGGTTGATGACGATATCGCTGTTGAAGACAGTGAGTTTACTGCCGGTAAACGCGGCGTTGCGGGAACCGTCCTCGTGCATAAAATTTTAGGCGATGCGGCGCGTGCCGGCGCTTCGTTAGATGAATTAAAAAAGCGCGGAGATGATGTAGTTAAAAAAATCAAAACCATTGGGTTAGCTTTGCGTGCTGCGACCGTACCGGAAGTGGGCAAGCCTGGGTTTGAATTGGCGGAAGATGAAATTGAATATGGGGTCGGCATCCATGGGGAAGCGGGCTACCGCCGTGAAAAAATTCAACCTTCTAAAGAACTAGCCAAAGAATTAACCACGAAAATTTTAGCGGATTATGAAGAACAGCCGAAAAAAGTGGGCGTGTTGGTCAATGGCATGGGTGGCACGCCTTTAATGGAACAATTTATTTTTATGAACGATGTCTTAAACTTACTAAAAGAGCAAAACATCGCTGTTACTTTTCATAAAGTCGGCAATTATATGACTTCGCTTGATATGGAAGGGGTCTCATTGACTTTGATTGATTTGGCAGATGAAACCTTAAAAGAAGCGCTAGAAAGCGAAGTAACGACGATTTCTTGGTAA
- the dhaM gene encoding dihydroxyacetone kinase phosphoryl donor subunit DhaM produces MKTSLLLLSHSKEITDGIKKMIEQMQTSSEVSIYSLGGTADNEIGSDPTKIVDAVNEAAEEDTFLVFADIGSAILNAEMAQDMLEEEQQNRYYLVDAPLVEGAFAAAITAGTSNDLEQVMSEAKKAGKKDWDS; encoded by the coding sequence ATGAAAACAAGTCTTTTATTACTTTCTCATAGTAAAGAAATTACGGATGGGATTAAAAAGATGATTGAACAAATGCAAACTTCAAGTGAAGTGTCGATCTACTCGTTAGGCGGGACTGCAGATAATGAGATTGGCTCAGATCCAACTAAAATCGTTGATGCTGTCAATGAGGCTGCTGAAGAAGATACTTTCTTAGTGTTTGCCGATATTGGCAGTGCCATACTCAATGCGGAAATGGCTCAAGATATGTTAGAAGAAGAGCAACAAAACCGCTACTATCTTGTAGATGCGCCGTTAGTCGAAGGAGCTTTTGCAGCAGCAATTACTGCTGGCACGTCAAACGACCTTGAACAAGTTATGTCAGAAGCCAAAAAAGCTGGAAAAAAAGACTGGGACTCATAA
- a CDS encoding FAD-dependent oxidoreductase, which yields MKVIVVGSSHGGYEAVRELLMDEPDTEIQWYEKGDFISFLSCGMQLYLEGYVKNVNDVSYASEEEMQAKGVSVFVEQEITAINPDKHTVHVVNHRDGSERDETYDKLILSSGAVPATLPVEGNDLKNIYAMRGRDWAIKLKQKTVDPDVHNVVIVGSGYIGIEAAEAFANAGMHVTVIDVLPRMLDTYLDKEFTDILTEEMEKNNITAAPSQNIQRFEGKDGKVEKVVTDQATYDADLVVVAAGIKPNTQWLDGTLELTTGGLIKIDDYLQTSAPDVYAVGDATLVKFAPTDGTEARIALATNARRQGRFAAKNALGHQKAAPSVSGSSALALFDYNFASTGIKEGTASNYGVDTMSTLVTDSYRPPFVPEKHGNAKVYFKLTYDPDTTRILGAQIMSKEDVTQNMNVISLAIQEKLTLEDLAYADFFFQPDFDRPWSILNVGAQQALRDVKNR from the coding sequence ATGAAAGTTATCGTTGTTGGCTCTTCCCACGGTGGATACGAAGCAGTCCGCGAATTGTTAATGGACGAACCAGATACAGAAATACAATGGTATGAAAAGGGTGATTTTATTTCATTCTTATCTTGCGGAATGCAATTATACCTTGAAGGCTATGTCAAAAATGTTAATGATGTCAGCTATGCTTCTGAGGAAGAAATGCAGGCAAAAGGTGTTTCTGTTTTTGTTGAACAAGAAATTACTGCAATTAACCCAGACAAACATACTGTCCATGTAGTTAACCATCGTGACGGTTCAGAACGCGATGAAACTTATGATAAATTAATTCTAAGCTCTGGTGCCGTTCCTGCAACTCTACCAGTTGAAGGAAACGACCTGAAAAATATATATGCAATGCGTGGCCGCGACTGGGCAATCAAATTAAAACAAAAAACAGTCGATCCAGATGTGCATAACGTCGTTATTGTCGGTTCTGGATATATTGGTATTGAAGCAGCAGAAGCTTTTGCAAATGCTGGAATGCACGTAACAGTAATCGACGTTTTACCAAGAATGTTAGATACGTACTTGGATAAAGAGTTCACTGATATTTTAACAGAAGAAATGGAAAAAAATAATATCACAGCGGCTCCTAGCCAAAACATCCAACGCTTTGAAGGAAAAGATGGCAAAGTCGAAAAAGTGGTAACTGATCAAGCAACTTATGATGCAGATTTAGTGGTTGTCGCTGCTGGAATTAAACCAAATACACAATGGTTAGATGGTACATTAGAACTAACCACTGGTGGCTTAATTAAAATTGACGACTACCTGCAAACAAGTGCACCAGATGTTTATGCTGTCGGCGATGCAACCTTAGTGAAATTCGCTCCAACAGATGGTACAGAAGCTCGTATTGCTTTAGCAACAAATGCAAGACGTCAAGGACGTTTTGCTGCTAAAAACGCGTTGGGCCATCAAAAAGCTGCTCCAAGTGTTTCAGGTTCAAGTGCGCTTGCGTTATTTGATTACAACTTTGCTTCAACCGGAATTAAAGAAGGGACTGCTAGCAATTATGGGGTAGATACTATGTCTACACTTGTAACAGATAGCTATCGCCCACCATTTGTACCGGAAAAACATGGAAATGCCAAAGTTTATTTCAAATTAACTTATGATCCAGATACAACCAGAATTTTAGGAGCCCAAATTATGTCTAAAGAAGACGTTACCCAAAATATGAACGTCATTTCTTTAGCTATTCAAGAAAAGCTAACATTAGAAGATCTTGCATATGCAGACTTCTTCTTCCAACCAGATTTCGATCGACCTTGGAGTATTCTCAACGTAGGCGCGCAACAAGCTTTACGTGATGTAAAAAATCGCTAA
- a CDS encoding phosphoketolase has product MSVNIDSKEYLERMNAWWRAANYISVAQIFLKDNPLLRRPIEKEDIKVHPIGHWGTISGQNFIYAHLNRVINKFGLNMFYIEGPGHGGQVMVSNSYIDGSYSEIYPEITQDEAGLKKLFKMFSFPGGIGSHAAPETPGSIHEGGELGYSMSHAAGAVLDNPDVIAATVIGDGEAETGPLAASWMSNNFINPVNDGAILPILNLNGAKIANPTILARKSDESLKKYFEGMGWKPYIVEGKDPEKMHPLMAKTLDAVINEIQSIQQEARKKSAEDVAMPHWPMIIFRAPKGWEGPEKWDNEQIAGTFRAHQVPIPVDADHMEYAKDLEKWLKSYRPEELFDENGTVIDSIKELSPKGDQRMSVNPITNGGLDPKPLNMPDWRKHAVDTTKHGATTAQDMTILGSFIADIIENNPTNFRAFGPDETKSNRLNNMFKVTNRQWVEPRELSDEWQSAVGRVIDGQLSEHQAEGFLEGYVLTGRHGFFASYEAFLRIVDSMLTQHFKWIRKASEKSWRKNYPSLNVISSSTVFQQDHNGYTHQDPGVITHLAEKKPEYIREYFPADANTLMAVMDKSLKEEEVINLITSSKHPRPQFYSAEEAQELVTRGVKKIDWASNDDDGKPDIVFAAAGSEPNLEALAAISILHEQFPEVKIRFINVVDLLKLRHPDVDPRGLSDEEFDELFTTDKPIVFAFHGFEGLIRDIFFTRHNRNLSIHSYQENGDITTPFDMRVLNELDRFHIAKDAAATVYGKKADDFAKEMDKTLQFHHDYIRENGEDISEVQDWQWKDLK; this is encoded by the coding sequence ATGTCAGTAAATATTGATTCAAAAGAATATTTAGAAAGAATGAATGCATGGTGGCGCGCAGCGAACTATATCTCTGTTGCACAGATTTTCTTAAAAGACAACCCTTTGTTACGTCGACCAATTGAAAAAGAAGACATAAAGGTTCATCCTATTGGACACTGGGGAACAATTTCCGGGCAAAACTTCATTTATGCTCATTTGAATCGTGTCATTAATAAATTCGGCTTAAATATGTTTTACATTGAAGGACCAGGACATGGTGGCCAAGTGATGGTCTCTAATTCTTATATCGATGGTAGTTATTCGGAAATTTATCCAGAAATAACGCAAGATGAAGCTGGATTGAAAAAATTATTCAAGATGTTCTCTTTCCCTGGTGGAATCGGCTCACATGCTGCACCTGAAACACCTGGTTCAATCCATGAAGGCGGCGAATTAGGTTACTCCATGTCACATGCTGCTGGCGCGGTTTTAGATAACCCAGATGTTATTGCAGCAACCGTTATTGGAGATGGCGAAGCAGAAACAGGACCATTGGCTGCTAGCTGGATGTCCAACAACTTCATTAATCCAGTAAACGATGGTGCTATTTTACCTATTCTAAATTTAAATGGCGCTAAGATTGCTAATCCAACGATTTTAGCTCGTAAAAGTGATGAAAGTTTGAAGAAATATTTTGAAGGAATGGGCTGGAAGCCTTACATTGTTGAAGGAAAAGATCCTGAAAAAATGCACCCATTAATGGCAAAAACTTTAGATGCTGTTATTAACGAGATCCAATCCATTCAACAAGAAGCTCGTAAAAAATCAGCTGAAGATGTAGCCATGCCTCATTGGCCAATGATCATTTTCCGTGCGCCAAAAGGTTGGGAAGGTCCCGAAAAATGGGATAATGAACAAATCGCTGGAACATTCCGTGCCCATCAAGTACCTATTCCTGTGGATGCTGACCACATGGAATATGCAAAAGACTTAGAAAAATGGTTGAAGTCTTATCGTCCTGAAGAATTATTTGATGAAAATGGGACAGTTATTGATTCGATTAAAGAACTTTCACCTAAGGGCGATCAACGGATGTCAGTCAACCCTATCACAAATGGTGGTCTTGATCCGAAACCATTGAATATGCCTGACTGGCGTAAACATGCAGTAGATACCACAAAACATGGTGCAACTACTGCACAAGACATGACCATTCTTGGCAGCTTTATAGCAGATATTATCGAAAATAATCCTACTAATTTCCGGGCTTTCGGTCCAGATGAAACAAAATCCAATCGTTTGAATAATATGTTCAAGGTTACAAATCGTCAATGGGTTGAACCTAGAGAGTTATCAGATGAATGGCAATCTGCAGTAGGACGGGTCATTGATGGACAATTATCCGAACATCAAGCTGAAGGATTTTTAGAAGGATATGTTTTAACAGGTAGACATGGTTTCTTTGCTAGTTATGAAGCATTCTTGCGTATTGTTGATTCAATGTTGACACAACACTTCAAATGGATAAGAAAAGCAAGCGAAAAAAGTTGGCGTAAAAACTACCCATCTTTGAATGTGATTTCATCGTCAACTGTCTTTCAACAAGATCATAACGGCTATACCCATCAAGATCCAGGCGTCATTACTCACTTAGCTGAGAAAAAACCAGAATATATTCGGGAATATTTCCCCGCTGATGCAAACACATTGATGGCTGTTATGGATAAATCTTTGAAAGAAGAAGAAGTTATCAATTTAATTACTTCAAGTAAGCATCCAAGACCACAATTTTATTCCGCTGAAGAAGCGCAAGAACTTGTTACTCGCGGCGTGAAGAAAATTGATTGGGCAAGTAATGATGACGATGGCAAACCTGACATTGTATTTGCAGCTGCTGGTTCAGAGCCAAACTTAGAAGCTCTAGCTGCTATATCGATATTGCATGAACAATTTCCAGAAGTAAAAATTCGCTTTATCAATGTTGTTGATCTTTTGAAACTGCGTCACCCTGATGTAGATCCTCGTGGGTTGAGCGATGAAGAATTCGATGAGTTGTTTACGACAGACAAACCGATCGTGTTTGCTTTCCATGGCTTTGAAGGATTGATTCGTGATATTTTCTTTACACGTCATAATCGAAACTTAAGTATTCACAGCTATCAAGAAAATGGCGATATTACAACTCCATTTGATATGCGTGTGCTTAATGAATTGGATCGTTTCCACATAGCTAAAGATGCTGCTGCCACAGTTTATGGTAAAAAAGCAGACGACTTTGCCAAGGAAATGGATAAAACATTGCAATTCCATCATGATTATATTCGTGAAAATGGCGAAGATATCAGTGAAGTGCAAGATTGGCAATGGAAAGATTTGAAATAA
- a CDS encoding DinB family protein, protein MRSTQLSMDTLDRAQERFIDTLNQMDMTQANTMPKPIIKSVTWLIWHTARMLDLQISELNGSAPLWTSEGWNDKFSLDLPDDTQDYKHTPEEAAKVVVSDKQLLVNYLDAAVKLTKTYLGQVEDDELEEIIDESWTPAVTRQARIVSSIDDAAMHSGQAVYTRRLVIGK, encoded by the coding sequence ATGCGAAGTACACAGTTATCTATGGACACTTTAGATCGAGCTCAAGAACGCTTTATTGATACACTTAATCAAATGGATATGACACAAGCCAACACCATGCCTAAGCCGATTATTAAGTCAGTCACTTGGCTTATATGGCATACTGCGCGAATGCTTGATTTACAAATTTCAGAACTTAATGGAAGCGCCCCATTATGGACGAGTGAGGGATGGAATGATAAATTTTCATTAGACTTGCCTGATGACACACAAGATTATAAGCACACGCCCGAGGAAGCGGCCAAAGTCGTTGTATCTGATAAACAGTTATTAGTTAACTATTTAGATGCTGCTGTTAAGCTTACAAAAACTTATTTAGGACAAGTAGAAGATGACGAACTGGAGGAGATTATAGATGAAAGCTGGACGCCTGCGGTTACGCGTCAAGCTCGAATAGTCTCTAGTATTGATGACGCTGCTATGCATTCAGGACAAGCAGTTTATACAAGAAGATTAGTTATTGGTAAGTAA